In Haloarcula salinisoli, one genomic interval encodes:
- a CDS encoding 3-hydroxyacyl-CoA dehydrogenase family protein: MDLDDIDTVGVVGAGTMGSGIAQVAAVDGYRVVMRDVEQQFVDHGFETIEASLDQFVDRGDLDQSAAESARERIEGTTDLAALGEADIVVEAVTEDLRVKQSVFADLAETCGPETVLATNTSTLSITSIASAVDRPARVVGLHFMNPVPVMTGVEVVVGEHTSRETVELAHAFAADLDKETWEADDRPGFVVNRVLMPWINEGIRAYDEGVAAKGDVDRGLRLGTNVPMGPLELADHIGLDVVLESSETLHEELGDRYKPAYLLKRKVEAGDLGKKTGAGFYEYD; the protein is encoded by the coding sequence ATGGACCTCGACGATATCGACACCGTCGGCGTCGTCGGCGCGGGCACGATGGGCAGCGGTATCGCGCAGGTGGCCGCGGTCGACGGGTACCGCGTGGTCATGCGCGACGTCGAACAGCAGTTCGTCGACCACGGCTTCGAGACCATCGAGGCGAGCCTCGACCAGTTTGTCGACCGTGGCGACCTCGATCAGTCGGCGGCCGAGAGCGCCCGGGAGCGCATCGAGGGAACGACCGACCTCGCCGCCCTGGGCGAGGCCGACATCGTGGTCGAAGCCGTCACCGAGGACCTCCGTGTCAAACAGTCGGTCTTTGCCGACCTCGCCGAGACCTGCGGCCCGGAGACGGTGCTCGCGACGAACACGAGCACGCTCTCGATAACGAGTATCGCGAGTGCCGTCGACCGTCCGGCGCGGGTCGTCGGACTCCACTTCATGAACCCGGTCCCGGTGATGACCGGGGTCGAAGTTGTCGTCGGCGAACACACGAGTCGGGAAACGGTCGAGCTGGCCCACGCGTTCGCCGCCGACCTGGACAAGGAAACCTGGGAGGCCGACGACAGGCCCGGCTTCGTCGTCAACCGCGTCCTCATGCCCTGGATAAACGAGGGCATCCGGGCCTACGACGAGGGCGTCGCGGCAAAGGGCGACGTCGACCGGGGCCTGCGCCTGGGGACGAACGTCCCGATGGGGCCCCTGGAGCTGGCCGACCACATCGGACTGGACGTGGTCCTCGAGTCCAGCGAGACGCTCCACGAAGAGCTCGGCGACCGCTACAAACCGGCGTACTTGCTCAAACGGAAGGTCGAGGCCGGCGACCTCGGAAAGAAGACTGGCGCGGGCTTCTACGAGTACGACTGA
- a CDS encoding class 1 fructose-bisphosphatase has protein sequence MSESLDASAPNADATVAQVIDTIAETTSDVRTAIFTERGHSDSVNPTGDEQLAADLRADEIFEQRLLAIDGVASYASEEREDVTTATGRLHVAVDPLDGSSNLEPNSGMGTIFAVYTERPPTSGRNLVAAGFVIYGPVTSMLVARDDRVREYLLEDGEKRLVDNEVTVPEDPTVFGFGGGVDSWTDEFEPVAEEIREELKLRYGGAMVADINQVLTYGGVFAYPALESRPEGKLRLQFEGHPMAYIVESAGGSSSNGDGSLLSAEPDGLHERTPLYLGNDELIDRIESAVER, from the coding sequence ATGAGCGAATCACTCGACGCCTCGGCACCGAACGCCGACGCCACGGTCGCACAGGTCATCGACACCATCGCGGAAACCACGTCCGACGTCCGGACGGCAATCTTCACGGAGCGGGGCCATAGCGACTCGGTGAACCCGACCGGCGACGAGCAGCTCGCCGCGGATCTGCGAGCCGACGAGATATTCGAGCAGCGCTTGCTGGCCATCGACGGCGTGGCCAGCTACGCCAGCGAGGAGCGTGAGGATGTGACCACGGCCACCGGCCGGCTCCACGTCGCCGTCGACCCGCTGGACGGCTCCTCGAACCTCGAGCCAAACAGCGGCATGGGGACCATCTTCGCCGTCTACACCGAGCGCCCGCCGACCAGCGGACGGAACCTCGTCGCCGCCGGCTTCGTCATCTACGGCCCGGTCACCTCGATGCTGGTGGCCCGCGACGACCGCGTCCGCGAGTACCTGCTCGAGGACGGCGAGAAACGGCTCGTCGACAACGAGGTCACCGTCCCCGAGGACCCAACCGTCTTCGGCTTCGGCGGCGGCGTCGACTCCTGGACCGACGAGTTCGAACCGGTCGCCGAAGAGATTCGCGAGGAGCTGAAACTCCGCTACGGCGGCGCGATGGTGGCCGACATCAACCAGGTCCTCACCTACGGCGGCGTCTTCGCCTACCCCGCGCTGGAATCCCGGCCCGAGGGCAAACTGCGCCTCCAGTTCGAAGGTCACCCCATGGCCTACATCGTCGAATCGGCCGGCGGGAGTTCCTCGAACGGCGACGGCTCGCTGCTTTCCGCCGAGCCCGACGGCCTCCACGAGCGGACGCCGCTGTATCTCGGAAACGACGAACTCATCGACCGCATCGAATCCGCCGTCGAGCGGTAA
- a CDS encoding PKD domain-containing protein — translation MRGVRSERATTARGVRAGGWLLGLLCLLVVFLAVTGSATAAGTQALGEENDTEPPTWENATKAGPEEIELIFTDNSTIDRKTIAATDFALSSGSVANVSVESTDGGLSVLLLLEDRLNVNNVTVRFSEAGGIADMEGNELTNGTKTVTGMDTSVPDFRSFDLTRVNDSTVDIRVAASEPLSGLRVAVTGPTNDRLTMADFTAVDDANTTFEARYTVPEFGAYSFVWERAIDRYDNQRVMSRMRQFRYEDSAPEIVFDGPTRTTVDTSVNFSAAETVDEDGIDSYRWRIDGGTVLSGPSIRVAFAAAGRHDITLAVTDSKGYTAVETREIQVEQSADSPVSVTVHNGTHANATVEGAGLVQQVRAEKGTLVGTDNVTLERLSAAFPANTSVSLRFRASDSRPGSLEGSSFGLFEIDHDQPANRVSIRFSVDRESLNRTGVAPGAVALYRNADGWTPLSTSVVSRLDDRVVYQATASGLSQFAVGTAPEPSGPTVAETGEPTAESPTGTESPATGSTATTDPVARSDITITNVTVNETAPSVGETVVINVTATNRGAADGTYPFSVRLNGTSVATHELSVPAGATVTRSYEQNLTTEGELSVAGTPVTNVTEPSGGSLLPASVAGLLSGLPNPLALWPGGLVGTVLGAVVGLVVVVYSILKALAIYLGY, via the coding sequence ATGCGAGGGGTCAGATCGGAGCGCGCGACGACCGCGCGAGGAGTTCGCGCCGGCGGCTGGCTCCTCGGCCTGCTGTGCCTGCTTGTGGTTTTCCTCGCGGTTACCGGGTCGGCGACGGCGGCCGGGACACAGGCGCTGGGGGAGGAAAACGACACCGAACCGCCCACGTGGGAGAACGCGACGAAGGCGGGGCCCGAAGAGATAGAGCTTATTTTCACTGATAACAGCACCATCGACCGGAAGACGATAGCGGCCACCGACTTCGCCCTCAGCTCGGGGAGCGTCGCCAACGTCTCGGTCGAATCGACCGACGGGGGACTGTCCGTGCTGTTGCTCCTCGAGGACCGGCTGAACGTGAACAACGTCACGGTACGCTTCTCGGAGGCGGGCGGGATAGCCGACATGGAAGGCAACGAGCTGACGAACGGCACGAAGACGGTCACCGGGATGGACACGTCTGTCCCCGACTTCCGCAGCTTCGACCTGACCCGCGTGAACGACTCCACAGTCGACATACGGGTCGCAGCCAGCGAGCCGCTGAGCGGGCTGAGAGTCGCCGTGACCGGCCCGACCAACGACCGACTCACGATGGCGGATTTCACCGCTGTCGACGACGCGAACACGACGTTCGAGGCCCGCTACACCGTCCCCGAGTTCGGGGCCTACAGCTTCGTCTGGGAGCGTGCCATCGACCGGTACGACAATCAACGGGTGATGTCGCGGATGCGGCAGTTCCGATACGAGGATTCGGCGCCGGAAATCGTCTTCGACGGGCCGACCAGGACGACGGTCGACACGTCGGTGAACTTCAGCGCCGCCGAGACGGTCGACGAGGACGGTATCGACAGCTACCGGTGGCGAATCGACGGCGGGACCGTACTCTCCGGGCCGTCTATCCGGGTAGCCTTCGCGGCCGCCGGGCGCCACGATATCACGCTCGCGGTGACCGACAGCAAGGGGTACACAGCGGTCGAGACAAGAGAGATTCAGGTCGAACAGAGCGCGGACAGCCCGGTGTCGGTCACGGTGCACAACGGGACCCACGCGAACGCGACCGTCGAGGGCGCCGGGCTCGTCCAGCAGGTCCGAGCCGAGAAGGGCACGCTCGTCGGGACGGACAACGTCACCCTCGAACGACTCAGTGCCGCCTTCCCTGCGAACACGTCGGTGTCGCTCCGGTTCCGGGCCAGCGATAGTCGCCCCGGCTCACTCGAGGGCTCATCGTTCGGGCTGTTCGAAATCGACCACGACCAGCCCGCCAACCGCGTGAGCATCAGGTTCAGTGTCGATAGAGAGAGCCTGAATCGGACCGGCGTTGCCCCCGGAGCGGTCGCACTGTACCGGAACGCCGACGGCTGGACGCCGCTGTCCACGTCGGTCGTCAGCCGGCTGGACGACCGGGTGGTCTACCAGGCCACGGCCTCGGGGCTCTCACAGTTCGCTGTCGGAACCGCACCGGAGCCCTCGGGGCCGACGGTAGCCGAGACAGGCGAGCCGACGGCCGAGTCGCCGACCGGCACCGAGTCCCCGGCCACCGGCTCGACGGCGACCACCGACCCGGTCGCTCGCTCCGACATCACTATCACGAACGTGACGGTCAACGAGACGGCACCGAGCGTGGGCGAGACAGTCGTCATCAACGTCACCGCGACGAACCGCGGCGCAGCTGACGGGACGTACCCGTTCAGCGTCCGGCTCAACGGCACCAGCGTCGCCACCCACGAGCTATCGGTCCCGGCGGGAGCCACAGTGACGCGGAGTTACGAGCAGAACCTCACGACCGAAGGGGAGCTGTCGGTCGCCGGAACACCGGTCACGAACGTGACTGAGCCGAGCGGCGGGTCGCTGTTGCCCGCGTCGGTCGCCGGGTTGCTGTCGGGGCTGCCGAACCCACTGGCGCTGTGGCCCGGCGGCCTCGTCGGTACGGTCCTGGGCGCAGTCGTCGGGCTCGTGGTCGTGGTCTACAGCATCCTCAAGGCGCTGGCGATATATCTCGGGTACTAA
- a CDS encoding acyl-CoA carboxylase subunit beta: MKVRIAASASRDEAAAIAAAVAEHVGETVEVYVGDSDEPTLVREVAETDDAGEGEPGDQATEPGPTERERRLREEIADIERGGPEKYRERLEEQGKLFVRDRLELWFGADGLDFEDGRFANFDSWSPESPDVDEYDPDTRLPADGLVTGAGTLEGRKLHVGANDFTVKAGSVAKHGVEKFLRLQERALKTGRPALYLVDSSGGRIDQQSGFFANREGIGKFYFNHSRISGVVPQICVLYGPCIAGAAYTPVFSDFTVMVRGMSALAIASPRMVEMVTGEEIALEELGGPEVHARHSGSADLVADDEAHARELVASLVSYLPDNCEERPPSADPVEPAEPPAGLDGIIPQEPNKGYDMHRVIERVVDGGSFFELQSEYGNEILTGFARIDGRSVGVVANQPAHRAGAIFPDSARKAAEFVWKCDAFNVPLLYLCDTPGFMAGSGVEKEGILEAGKKMIYATSEATVPKQCVVVRKAYGAGIYAMSGPAYDPEATLALPSGEIAIMGPEAAINAVYANKLDAIDDPDERAERERELREQYREDIDAHRMASEVVIDEIVPPGDLRAELAARFELYETVEKDRPEKKHGTIL; this comes from the coding sequence ATGAAGGTGCGTATCGCCGCGTCGGCCAGTCGGGACGAGGCCGCCGCTATCGCCGCGGCTGTGGCCGAACACGTCGGCGAGACCGTCGAGGTGTACGTCGGTGACAGCGACGAACCGACGCTGGTCCGGGAGGTGGCCGAGACCGACGATGCGGGCGAGGGCGAACCGGGTGACCAGGCGACCGAACCCGGTCCGACCGAGCGGGAACGCCGCCTCCGCGAGGAAATCGCCGACATCGAACGCGGTGGCCCCGAGAAGTACCGTGAACGGCTCGAAGAGCAGGGCAAACTGTTCGTCCGTGACCGACTGGAACTGTGGTTCGGCGCGGACGGCCTCGACTTCGAGGACGGTCGGTTCGCGAACTTCGATTCGTGGAGTCCGGAGAGTCCCGACGTCGACGAGTACGACCCGGACACCCGGCTGCCGGCTGACGGGCTCGTCACCGGCGCGGGCACCCTCGAGGGGCGCAAACTCCACGTCGGGGCCAACGACTTCACGGTGAAGGCCGGCTCGGTGGCGAAACACGGCGTCGAGAAGTTCCTTCGGCTCCAGGAGCGCGCGCTGAAGACCGGGCGACCGGCGCTGTATCTCGTGGACTCCTCGGGCGGGCGAATCGACCAGCAGTCGGGCTTCTTCGCGAACCGGGAGGGCATCGGGAAGTTCTACTTCAACCACTCCCGCATTTCCGGCGTCGTTCCACAGATATGTGTCCTCTATGGCCCCTGTATCGCCGGTGCGGCCTACACGCCCGTCTTCTCGGATTTCACCGTGATGGTCCGCGGGATGAGCGCGCTGGCCATCGCCTCGCCGCGAATGGTCGAGATGGTCACCGGCGAGGAGATAGCCCTCGAAGAACTTGGCGGGCCCGAGGTCCACGCCCGTCACTCTGGGAGCGCCGATCTGGTGGCCGACGACGAGGCCCACGCCCGGGAACTCGTCGCCAGCCTGGTCAGCTATCTCCCGGACAACTGCGAGGAACGGCCCCCGAGCGCCGACCCCGTCGAGCCCGCCGAACCGCCGGCGGGGCTCGACGGTATCATCCCCCAGGAACCGAACAAGGGGTACGACATGCACCGGGTCATCGAGCGCGTCGTCGACGGCGGCTCCTTCTTCGAACTCCAGTCCGAGTACGGCAACGAGATACTCACCGGGTTCGCCCGCATCGACGGCCGCTCGGTCGGGGTGGTCGCCAACCAGCCCGCCCACCGCGCCGGGGCCATCTTCCCGGATTCGGCCCGCAAAGCCGCCGAGTTCGTCTGGAAGTGCGACGCGTTCAACGTCCCGCTACTGTACCTCTGTGACACGCCGGGCTTTATGGCCGGCTCGGGCGTCGAGAAAGAGGGTATCCTGGAGGCGGGCAAGAAGATGATATACGCCACGAGCGAGGCGACGGTTCCCAAACAGTGTGTCGTCGTCCGGAAGGCCTACGGCGCCGGCATCTACGCCATGTCCGGCCCGGCCTACGACCCGGAGGCGACGCTGGCACTACCAAGCGGCGAGATTGCTATCATGGGGCCCGAGGCAGCCATCAACGCCGTCTACGCCAACAAACTGGACGCCATCGACGACCCCGACGAGCGGGCCGAGCGCGAACGGGAACTCCGCGAGCAGTACCGCGAGGACATCGACGCCCACCGGATGGCCAGCGAGGTCGTCATCGACGAAATCGTGCCGCCGGGTGACCTCCGGGCCGAACTGGCTGCTCGGTTCGAACTGTACGAGACCGTCGAGAAGGACCGCCCCGAGAAAAAACACGGGACGATTCTGTAA
- a CDS encoding DUF5658 family protein — protein MWLSDRTVSHGTIETWGRRALDLLSSVERELWVLVVVALLADVYLTQTGLQAGLREGNPVARHLIETFGIGALAVFKFAVVGFAGVLRELVPARQAPTIPLGLAIPWVVAACINATLLLGQ, from the coding sequence ATGTGGCTATCTGACCGCACGGTCTCTCATGGGACCATCGAGACGTGGGGGCGTCGCGCGCTCGACCTGCTTTCGAGCGTCGAGCGAGAGCTGTGGGTCCTCGTCGTCGTGGCCCTGCTCGCGGACGTCTACCTGACACAGACCGGGCTCCAGGCAGGATTGAGAGAGGGCAACCCCGTCGCCCGGCACCTCATCGAGACGTTCGGCATCGGGGCGCTGGCCGTCTTCAAGTTCGCCGTGGTTGGGTTTGCCGGCGTCCTTCGCGAACTGGTGCCGGCCCGTCAGGCGCCGACGATTCCGCTCGGGCTGGCCATCCCGTGGGTGGTCGCTGCCTGTATCAACGCGACGCTGTTGCTGGGGCAGTAG
- a CDS encoding MaoC family dehydratase, which translates to MSGLYYEGFTEGETIEHDRRRTVSESDNQRFCDLTMNQQPLHLDADFAAETTFGERVVNGLYTMSLAVGLTIPETTDGTIVANLGYDGVEHPNPVFHGDTIRAETTVLETRLTSDGDRGVVTMQVDAYTGEDTLVCTFERTALVERADG; encoded by the coding sequence ATGAGCGGGCTGTACTACGAGGGGTTCACCGAGGGCGAGACCATCGAACACGACCGCAGACGGACGGTCAGCGAGAGCGACAACCAGCGCTTTTGTGACCTCACGATGAACCAGCAGCCGCTCCACCTCGACGCCGACTTCGCCGCCGAGACGACCTTCGGCGAGCGGGTGGTCAACGGCCTCTATACGATGTCGCTGGCGGTCGGGCTGACGATTCCCGAGACCACGGACGGGACCATCGTCGCGAATCTCGGCTACGACGGGGTCGAACACCCCAATCCGGTGTTCCACGGTGACACCATTCGGGCGGAGACCACGGTTCTGGAAACGCGACTCACCAGCGACGGCGACCGGGGTGTCGTCACGATGCAGGTCGACGCCTACACCGGCGAGGACACGCTCGTCTGTACGTTCGAGCGGACTGCGCTGGTCGAGCGGGCCGACGGTTGA
- a CDS encoding HpcH/HpaI aldolase/citrate lyase family protein, translated as MVRRSVLFSPGDDPEKLRKAVSFEADVVVFDLEDAVVPSAKAAARESVRDALADVLPADAEVCVRVNPVDRGAADDVAVALAGGVPDSVMLPKTGGAEDVTRLATLLSERGLDCPILALVESAAGVLHAEAIAAHDATDALVFGAEDLAGDVGATRTAEGGELTHARQHVVLAARAAGISPIDTHYPNYTDDAGLRAEAERAAELGYDGKLAVHPGQVTVIDDVFTPSPARVRWAKRLLAARDDADGGVFVLDGEMIDAPQIRQAERVLERAGAGRD; from the coding sequence ATGGTCCGCCGAAGCGTCCTTTTCTCCCCAGGTGACGACCCCGAGAAGCTACGGAAGGCGGTCAGTTTCGAGGCCGACGTCGTGGTGTTCGACCTGGAAGACGCTGTCGTCCCCAGCGCGAAGGCGGCGGCCCGCGAGTCCGTGCGTGACGCACTCGCCGACGTCCTGCCCGCCGACGCCGAGGTCTGTGTCCGGGTCAATCCGGTCGATCGAGGCGCGGCCGACGACGTGGCCGTCGCGCTCGCCGGTGGCGTCCCCGACTCGGTCATGCTCCCGAAGACCGGTGGCGCCGAAGACGTAACACGACTCGCGACACTGCTCTCCGAGAGGGGTCTCGACTGTCCGATACTTGCGCTGGTCGAGTCCGCCGCCGGCGTGCTCCACGCCGAGGCCATCGCCGCCCACGACGCCACCGACGCGCTCGTCTTCGGTGCGGAGGACCTCGCTGGCGACGTCGGTGCGACTCGCACCGCCGAGGGCGGGGAGCTGACCCACGCCCGCCAGCACGTCGTCCTCGCGGCGCGAGCTGCAGGGATTTCGCCAATCGACACGCACTATCCGAACTACACCGACGACGCTGGGCTCCGAGCCGAGGCTGAACGCGCCGCCGAACTGGGCTACGACGGCAAGCTTGCCGTCCACCCGGGGCAAGTCACGGTCATCGACGACGTCTTTACCCCGAGTCCAGCACGCGTTCGGTGGGCCAAGCGCCTGCTGGCGGCTCGCGACGACGCCGACGGCGGCGTCTTCGTCCTCGACGGTGAGATGATAGACGCCCCCCAGATTCGCCAGGCCGAGCGGGTGCTAGAGCGGGCTGGGGCCGGCCGGGACTGA
- a CDS encoding pyridoxamine 5'-phosphate oxidase family protein, translating into MASIPEQYHDLFEKTTFAHVTTMLRDGRPHTTPVWVDYDADDDRLLVNTERHRRKAKNVERDPTVSVSMTDPDDPYRFLSVTGEVETVTAEGARAHIDELAKRYMGEAEYPQPIQSERIILRIRAEDVFHGG; encoded by the coding sequence ATGGCGTCGATACCCGAACAGTACCACGACCTCTTCGAGAAGACGACGTTCGCACACGTGACAACGATGCTCCGGGACGGCCGGCCCCACACCACGCCCGTCTGGGTCGATTACGACGCCGACGACGACCGCCTGCTCGTCAACACCGAACGTCACCGACGGAAGGCAAAGAACGTCGAGCGGGACCCGACAGTGTCGGTCAGCATGACGGACCCGGACGACCCCTACCGGTTCCTCTCTGTCACCGGCGAGGTCGAGACGGTGACGGCCGAGGGCGCTCGGGCACACATCGACGAACTCGCCAAGCGATACATGGGCGAAGCGGAGTATCCCCAGCCTATCCAGAGCGAGCGGATCATCCTCCGCATCCGGGCCGAGGACGTGTTCCACGGCGGCTGA
- a CDS encoding Glu/Leu/Phe/Val family dehydrogenase, translated as MSDEVNPFESLQEQIDDAAAYLEYPTDVLERLKYPERLLETTLSVEMDDGSVEVFKAFRSQFNGDRGPYKGGIRYHPQVSRDEVKALSGWMVYKCAAVGIPYGGGKGGIRIDPRRYSASEIERITRSFAKELRPFIGEDKDIPAPDVNTGQREMNWIKDTYETLENTTEPGVITGKAPESGGSAGRVEATGRSVMLTAREAFDYLGKDIENATVAVQGYGNAGSVAAKLIEDLGAKVVAASDSSGAIVNPDGFDARAAKDHKRETGSLAGFEGATEELSNEDLLTMDVDLLVPAALENAIDGELAQSVEADIIVEAANGPLTPRADDVLTDRDVAVFPDILANAGGVTVSYFEWVQNRQRFYWSEERVNDELETIITNAFDNLVDTYERTDAPSFRTAMYVVAIERVVDAAEEGGIWP; from the coding sequence ATGTCTGACGAGGTGAATCCGTTCGAGAGTCTGCAGGAGCAGATCGACGACGCCGCCGCCTACCTCGAATACCCCACCGACGTTCTGGAGCGGCTGAAATACCCCGAGCGGCTGCTGGAGACGACGCTCTCGGTGGAGATGGACGACGGCTCCGTCGAGGTGTTCAAAGCTTTCCGCTCGCAGTTCAACGGTGACCGCGGCCCCTACAAGGGCGGTATCCGCTATCACCCGCAGGTCTCCCGCGACGAAGTGAAGGCTCTCTCGGGCTGGATGGTGTACAAGTGCGCCGCCGTCGGCATCCCCTACGGCGGCGGCAAGGGGGGTATCCGCATCGACCCACGTCGGTACTCCGCGAGCGAAATCGAGCGCATCACCCGCTCGTTCGCCAAAGAGCTGCGCCCGTTCATCGGCGAGGACAAGGACATCCCCGCCCCCGACGTCAACACCGGCCAGCGGGAGATGAACTGGATAAAAGACACCTACGAGACGCTGGAAAACACCACGGAGCCGGGCGTCATCACGGGGAAAGCGCCCGAATCGGGCGGCAGCGCGGGCCGCGTCGAGGCGACCGGCCGGTCGGTGATGCTCACCGCGCGGGAGGCCTTCGACTACCTCGGGAAAGACATCGAGAACGCGACGGTCGCCGTCCAGGGCTATGGCAACGCCGGCTCCGTCGCCGCGAAGCTCATCGAGGACCTCGGCGCGAAGGTGGTCGCCGCCTCCGACTCCTCCGGTGCTATCGTCAACCCCGACGGCTTCGACGCTCGCGCGGCGAAAGACCACAAGCGTGAGACGGGCTCGCTTGCGGGCTTCGAGGGCGCGACCGAGGAGCTGTCGAACGAGGACCTGCTCACCATGGACGTCGACCTGCTGGTCCCCGCCGCACTGGAGAACGCCATCGACGGCGAGCTGGCCCAAAGCGTCGAGGCCGACATCATCGTCGAGGCCGCCAACGGCCCGCTCACCCCCCGGGCCGACGACGTGTTGACCGACCGTGACGTGGCTGTCTTCCCTGACATCCTCGCCAACGCCGGCGGCGTCACGGTGTCGTACTTCGAGTGGGTCCAGAACCGCCAGCGCTTCTACTGGTCCGAGGAACGCGTCAACGACGAACTGGAGACCATCATCACGAACGCATTCGACAATCTCGTCGACACCTACGAGCGCACCGACGCGCCGAGCTTCCGAACGGCGATGTACGTCGTCGCCATCGAGCGCGTCGTCGACGCCGCCGAGGAAGGCGGTATCTGGCCCTGA
- a CDS encoding PQQ-binding-like beta-propeller repeat protein, translating into MRKVSRRHALSSLAAGGVSLLAGCLNGFGGVQSDDHHVSRTVDISGTWPMPDFDAANTRHVPGARGPSSGPTEAWRYCAPESTENARNGIHDAPAVRGGSIYSVEREALRARNASDGAVEWEAGRVPEGIYRAPTVMEDTVYLVDYTDPPAVPEVLAVSRADGSVKWSKRLGKQWAFSPLVHDGTVYGLSSGQDTGLLQAFSTADGTEQFRIEGEFSTVLAAVDETLVAGFETGSIVALSTSDGSERWRVQTGGDQFSTPAIANGTVYIASYDDSTSGGNVDLRALRLSDGTLRWREVLQSGTEIAGLAVGDGAVYAAMNKKLEFNNSTTIAFDVDDGSRRWQYDGLNMNSPVVTEGGIYVTETRQGFDTVEGYLTALAPEDGSVRWRHETGRNVFGPVIVDDVAVLVTKPRNYTKNFGCVRILA; encoded by the coding sequence ATGCGGAAAGTTTCTCGCCGTCACGCACTCTCATCGCTCGCAGCCGGCGGCGTCAGTCTTCTCGCGGGCTGTCTCAACGGGTTCGGCGGCGTGCAGAGTGACGACCACCACGTATCCAGGACCGTCGACATCTCCGGCACGTGGCCGATGCCTGATTTCGACGCGGCCAACACCCGACACGTGCCTGGGGCCCGCGGCCCGAGTTCCGGCCCCACGGAGGCCTGGCGCTACTGTGCGCCGGAATCCACCGAGAACGCGAGAAACGGCATCCACGACGCCCCTGCCGTCCGAGGCGGGTCAATCTACTCTGTCGAGAGGGAGGCACTGCGTGCACGTAACGCGAGCGACGGGGCGGTCGAGTGGGAAGCGGGTCGAGTACCCGAGGGGATATACCGGGCACCGACGGTCATGGAAGACACCGTCTACCTCGTTGACTACACTGACCCGCCGGCGGTGCCGGAGGTGCTGGCGGTCTCGCGTGCGGACGGCTCGGTCAAGTGGTCCAAACGGCTCGGCAAACAGTGGGCGTTCTCCCCACTGGTCCACGACGGAACCGTCTACGGCCTGTCCAGCGGCCAAGATACGGGGCTTCTCCAGGCGTTCTCGACGGCCGACGGCACTGAACAGTTCCGAATCGAAGGCGAATTTTCGACGGTCCTAGCAGCAGTCGACGAGACGCTCGTGGCGGGATTCGAAACGGGGTCGATAGTGGCACTCTCGACGAGCGACGGGAGCGAACGCTGGCGAGTCCAGACGGGAGGGGACCAGTTTTCGACCCCGGCTATTGCAAACGGGACTGTGTACATTGCCAGTTATGACGACAGCACATCCGGGGGGAACGTAGACCTCAGAGCACTCCGTCTCAGTGACGGGACTCTCCGGTGGCGCGAGGTTCTCCAAAGTGGAACGGAGATAGCTGGACTCGCTGTGGGGGACGGCGCTGTCTATGCTGCCATGAACAAAAAGTTGGAATTTAACAACAGCACTACTATTGCCTTCGACGTCGACGACGGGTCACGTCGCTGGCAATACGACGGCCTCAATATGAATTCACCGGTGGTCACCGAGGGAGGTATCTACGTTACTGAAACTAGACAGGGCTTCGATACAGTGGAAGGGTATCTCACCGCGCTCGCTCCCGAAGACGGGTCAGTTCGCTGGCGCCACGAGACGGGTCGGAATGTGTTCGGCCCTGTCATCGTTGACGATGTCGCCGTGCTCGTGACCAAGCCCCGCAATTACACGAAGAACTTCGGCTGTGTCCGTATTCTGGCCTGA
- a CDS encoding SRPBCC family protein, producing MPVFEREVRVSAPLEDVWEFHATADGLVALTPEWMHLRVDETRGPDGEADPDELTPGSVVVSSIQPFGVGPRQRWVSEIVAREEGDHEAMFRDVMTEGPFPEWEHTHQFRAAGDLATIVHDRVRYELPGGRLGELAGPLGFVGMEPMFRFRHRKTKELLEA from the coding sequence ATGCCCGTTTTCGAGCGCGAGGTCCGTGTGTCGGCGCCCTTAGAGGACGTCTGGGAGTTCCACGCGACGGCCGACGGCCTCGTGGCCCTGACGCCCGAGTGGATGCATCTCCGCGTGGACGAGACCCGCGGGCCCGACGGGGAGGCCGACCCCGACGAGCTGACGCCGGGCTCGGTCGTCGTCTCCTCGATACAGCCCTTCGGTGTCGGGCCGCGCCAGCGGTGGGTCTCCGAAATCGTCGCCCGGGAGGAGGGCGACCACGAAGCGATGTTCCGCGACGTGATGACCGAGGGGCCGTTCCCGGAGTGGGAACACACCCATCAGTTCCGTGCGGCCGGCGACCTCGCGACCATCGTCCACGACCGAGTGCGGTACGAGCTCCCGGGCGGGCGCTTGGGCGAACTTGCCGGACCGCTCGGCTTCGTCGGGATGGAGCCGATGTTTCGGTTCCGTCACCGGAAGACGAAGGAACTGCTGGAAGCCTGA